The nucleotide sequence ATATGATTTCCTCTGTCATAAAACAGGTCTATATGCGACTTTGTATAATAATGATTTATGAGTTActactattataactttgatatcacTTATGCATAAGCAAAAAGTAGTTAGCTAAAGATAGAAAAAAATGGAAAGTTCGATGGGGTATAAACTTACTTGCGTTCCCTGTGTTTTGGGTTAGGGCGGGAGTATTTTAAGTACCCATCCCACGGAACCTTTTTAAGACCTGCACGAACGGAGATGATATCCCTCACTCTGCAAGATATCAAACGAAAGAAAAACGTATTTACACGATCACTAGAATCAGAAGCCTTTTCATTACATTATTCATATCGATCGATGTTTTCAAAGTCAAAAGTTAGCAGTCAAACCTCTCAGCAAATTCAATAGCTGTTTCTCCGGGCTTCATATTTTGGGGCTCTAAGTACCAAACATCACAAACTACAGCCCATGATGCCATAAGCTGTAATAGGTGTGTTGTGAAAGATTGTCTACAAAAAGATTTGCACAAAATATCATAAATGACATTCACTAATTTGGCAACAAGTGAAGAAAGATAAACACGTAATGATCGAAGAAAATTTCTTACTTTTTGCTATTCCAGAAGGCATCAACAAAGATTTTGTTATATTTGATTGCAATTGGGCACACAGTTGACCCAAGTTCAAAAGCACCCTAATAAAAGTCAAATATAATGTTGCATTTCATTTTGAAAGATGATGCTTTTTTCAAGATGGATCAAAATCGTACCTTTTTGAACATGACGGTATAACGATTGTTTACGCAAGTTCCTTCGGGAAAGATAAGAAGAGGATTGTTGTCAGCTCCTTCAACATGTTCCCTTAACCTAAAATTGAAATTGCAAACTTATATTTGATTTTGGTTATGAATATGAGTAATACATGTTCAAATATCGCAATTGATCATACTTTGCAGCTACAATTTCACGATCCTTTGCTTCTGTACGATCGAACCATATGCACCCAACGCTTTCCAAAATAGTGCTTTGCAAAAGTCCTGCAAATGCGTATACAAAAACTATCTATAGTCATGAAGCACATAACACATGAAATATAAAGATTTGAATGTCGAAAAACTTACCGACCCATCCAACATGTTTTTGCATGATTACAGCAAAAGCAGTCATCTGTTCTAAAATTATGAAATCAATCATTGATGTATGATTCGCCACATACACCTGCATATTAACCAACCACATACACATTTGACCCATTAGATATGAACAATTTAACGTACCTTTCATCGCTCAAATGTATAActaatgggttgaaattgccacctGCACTTAAAAGTAACTAACTTGTACCTGTTTAGGTCTCGCACATGGCCTGGGACCGTGGTATCTGACCACCCCGGTCCACGATGCTACAAAGAAGCTACAAATTAGCTCCACCAGAAAcctctaaaaataaataaaaaataaataaaatatatatacatgagcAATTTGTTGAAACTAAAACCTCTTATAGCAATTGAATATACATAGTATTAGTACCTCTAACTTTTTCCTCAACCTATCATGCTCTTTTAACAAGAAATGTACAGGAATATAACAAGAAAGAAAAATTATCCATCCCAATGTTAGCACGAGTACCCTGCAAATACGAACAATAATAATGAACTGTTTAATTCAAATAGACCTTAGCTATGAACTATTACAATTTTGGAATATCTTTCACAACATCATTGATATAATGCCAAGTAAAATTCAAATAACAAGCAATTGAATAGCAAAAGGTACACATACCTTATCGGGAACAGAACTCCATATCTAACTACAACTCCCAAACACCACAATGGAAATAAATACACATTCCAGTTCCACGGTTCAGGAGGAATCGACTTGAAACATCGAGTGAATGAGTCCTGATCATGTACAAACGAAACAAAATTTCTCAACTTTTTTCGTAAAAGACAAAGCAGATGATGGTTCTGAAATGAAATAGGATTTTTCTAACGACAGCCCGCATTAACGTGTTATACAAAGTGGTTAATGTTGACTATTGCATGGCGGGTATTAAAAAGTGCAAGTCTTGTTTGCGCCTTAATAACAACCCTTAAAATCTAATGAAATATTATGTGAGAGATTTTTCACCAATTTGAAAGTTTTTGGAAATATTAGGTATTTAGGTGAAGTAAAGCTATGCAAAAGGATTAACAAATAGAACTTACATCAACAATAGCACCAGCTGCCTCTGTCAGAGTCGGTGAAATGTCTAGTAAATCACGCCTACACAAAATAATTGTTCAACGTTAATCTACTCGAATAATACATGTCGTTAATCGCTACAAACGTACATTTTCATACAAAGTGATAGAGGAGTGAAAGAAATATTACAGACAAATCTTGCCATGAGGTTCTTGGATTGAATCTGTATGGAGATAGTCTTCGATGTTTGGGCGATCTAAGTCTAAATCCGAACTCAACGACTTAACCTTGCTCATTTTCCTGCTAATTTTAAAAGATATATGAGATGAGATTGATCACTTTATATTATAGTCAAAAAAGGTAAACACAGCACACTCAATTTGAAAATTTAAGTAATATTTCATTTATCATTGTTTAGAGTCTATAGGTGAGTTCATTTCTAGCCTACCTTTAACAACTTTCTGATAATAAATAAAATCTTTTCttgttgtatatatattataattataattataaatacgtACAATAAATAGTATATCATCAAAGTCTGATAATGCAATAAAAAGGGTAACAGAAACTCAACAGAAAATCTTCTAGGTGCAACCAAATACAAATGCAAGAGCAActaaaatatgaaaaaaaaaaaaaaaaaaaaaaaaaaaaaaaaaaaaaaaaaaattcaaagattCAATTCAAATGTGGAGTCTAACAAAGGGAGTAACATAGTACAATTATACTCCCTAGAACAATTATAGAACACCAACCAAACTCACCCACCCAAAAGAAGGTATTAATTGCATGATCATGTTAAGATTATTAAACAAGGTTCCATTGTTTCTGTCAAAATGCAAAAGATTCTTAAAATTATTTTCTTATTTGCTAAACTCAATGTCTATAATTCTGAATATTTAAGCAAATTATTTCTTTTTCAAATGATTGATTCTTAGGTTTTAGAAATAAAAAGATGAAATATTACCTGATGAACGGAGAATTGAATATCAGCAATCTTGATGCATGTTATGTTATTAGTTGGGTGCACTCAATTCGTTGATTCACGTGAACCGTAGGGTGTTTTCCACACAGTTTCTGGTAGAaacatttaatttatttaatttttcattAAATTTAataggatatttatgaaactgtaaTGAAATATAATTTTTTAGAAAATGATAACATGATCTTAGGGTTTTCAATgggattagaattagaattagaatttaaGTGAAatagttttgtttttttttttttttttctttttttttttctgaaaAGCAGAAGAAATTTTATTTCACCAAGGCTAAAGTGCCAAATTACATGGCCAAAATCTTCAAGTTCACACCTAACGCTATGGAAATCGATACTCTTTTTTTCCAACTTAGTGCTTACCAGGAGACGTTTTTTGAACACCCGTCACGTGAAGATTTCAAGTTTGTTGGGAATCAAACTGTTACGCTGCGTTTCCTCCATGTGATTGCCGATTAAGAGTATTTTTTTCATCGACAAGTGCAGTTAGTTTCCGAACAGTAAAGCGACCGCCACTATCCAGATTCAAAGCGACCGCCACTATCCAAATTCCAATGCCACTTGTCTTCGTTGTTACAATCCAGAGCAAATTCCGAGAGGAATGACGAAAGTGATTCTAATTCTCCCAGTGTTCGGCCAGAGGGAACACGTGACCAGTCCTAGCAGACCAAAGCACCAGCGCTCGAGCCGTAGATTAACCAACACATCCTTCGCCATTTCTAACATGTACAGTCGTGGGCAACGATCAAAAAATTTGATGCCGCCGAGCCAAGCTTCATACCAGAATAATGTTGAGGAGCCATCACCGATAGTTTTTGCGAATGAATTGCAGAAAGGTACACCTAGTTCATCGATAGATTTACCTGCCAAAATAATGTTAACCCAAATGCCTATAGATGAGGAATGAGTCGAGTCATTCCCCACCAATATGCCCCTGTAAGTGCCATGAATGCTACGAATGATTTTAACCTAAAGTGAGTTGGTTTcgattttaaacctccaccaccactttccgAGTAACGCTAAATTTTTGCTTTTAAGTGAACCAATATTCAACCCTTCATTCCCATAAGTTGTGATAACATTATCCCATTTAACCCAATTAATTTTTGAACCCGAATCCACCCCGCCCCAAAAAAAAAGAACGTCTCACACTCTCAAGTATTTTTAGGACACTCGGCGGAGCACAGAAGAGTGAGAAGTAATACAAAGGTAGACTAGTAAGGACTGATTTAATAAGAACCAAACGACCCCCAAAGCACATTGTCCGCATTTTTCAACTCGATAGTTTACTTTTGAATTTATCAATGACTACACTCCAGTCTTTTGATTTCTTCATTTTCGACCTGATAGGTAAACCTAGGTATGT is from Rutidosis leptorrhynchoides isolate AG116_Rl617_1_P2 chromosome 10, CSIRO_AGI_Rlap_v1, whole genome shotgun sequence and encodes:
- the LOC139872574 gene encoding glycerol-3-phosphate acyltransferase 9-like; translated protein: MSKVKSLSSDLDLDRPNIEDYLHTDSIQEPHGKICLRDLLDISPTLTEAAGAIVDDSFTRCFKSIPPEPWNWNVYLFPLWCLGVVVRYGVLFPIRVLVLTLGWIIFLSCYIPVHFLLKEHDRLRKKLERFLVELICSFFVASWTGVVRYHGPRPCARPKQVYVANHTSMIDFIILEQMTAFAVIMQKHVGWVGLLQSTILESVGCIWFDRTEAKDREIVAAKLREHVEGADNNPLLIFPEGTCVNNRYTVMFKKGAFELGSTVCPIAIKYNKIFVDAFWNSKKQSFTTHLLQLMASWAVVCDVWYLEPQNMKPGETAIEFAERVRDIISVRAGLKKVPWDGYLKYSRPNPKHRERKQQCFAESVMRRLEEK